A window of the Cystobacter fuscus genome harbors these coding sequences:
- a CDS encoding protein kinase, translating to MECQVEPTQGGEAGRLTLWRTLRAPSRAEIEHFTHVLSEAQRTGHAAFAPVVDAGYDEAREGLWLVRPWWSGESLPSMLRGLHDIGLDLPDLRALARQLAGALTAARSAGLVHGRLRPARVLVASGPAGARLSVLDVGLEHFRRTHAAGWLKPPEGGADYLAPEWKENGPLPASTDVFAFGRILRDMLASRRDGAWKGRWESWVERATAPAPHERFGDAAEALDALLPILNTLPTPVSPPPDNYQPEPPDPLVLPPR from the coding sequence GTGGAGTGCCAGGTAGAGCCCACCCAGGGAGGAGAAGCCGGCCGGCTCACCCTGTGGCGGACGCTCCGAGCCCCCTCCCGCGCCGAGATCGAGCACTTCACGCACGTGCTGAGCGAGGCCCAACGCACCGGGCACGCCGCCTTCGCGCCCGTGGTGGACGCCGGGTACGACGAGGCCCGGGAGGGCCTGTGGCTCGTGCGCCCCTGGTGGAGCGGGGAGTCCCTGCCGTCCATGTTGAGGGGACTGCACGACATCGGACTCGATCTGCCCGATCTGCGCGCGCTCGCGCGGCAGTTGGCCGGAGCGCTCACCGCCGCCCGGAGCGCGGGCCTCGTGCATGGACGGCTGCGGCCCGCGCGGGTGCTCGTCGCCTCGGGACCCGCGGGCGCACGGCTGAGCGTGCTCGACGTGGGACTGGAGCACTTCCGGCGCACGCACGCCGCGGGCTGGCTCAAGCCCCCCGAGGGAGGCGCGGACTACCTCGCGCCCGAGTGGAAGGAGAACGGACCCCTGCCCGCGTCCACGGATGTCTTCGCTTTCGGGCGCATCCTGCGCGACATGCTGGCCTCGCGCCGGGATGGAGCCTGGAAGGGACGCTGGGAGTCCTGGGTGGAGCGGGCCACGGCTCCGGCGCCACACGAGCGCTTCGGCGACGCCGCCGAGGCCCTCGACGCCCTGCTGCCCATCCTCAACACCCTGCCCACCCCGGTGTCCCCGCCGCCGGACAACTACCAGCCCGAGCCGCCGGATCCGCTGGTGCTCCCGCCCCGATGA
- a CDS encoding TIGR02265 family protein gives MEHGAQQELERRLEVIRPEDTLRGFFFNGVLEQVRPLGDPVSWRRCIEAAGGERFMAFFSYPMDSFIRLLYAAAGVLSEGRGDFRTALWHLGREMVPYYLESSAGQVLLLLARGEPRWLLEGLPSAFRTAVRHGECSVSWLGPNHGRLLFQGCTLPAEYYEGAVRGVFQSTRIAQTLVSARQVNLLDTEVEVSWDKERHAAGG, from the coding sequence ATGGAGCACGGCGCACAGCAGGAACTGGAGCGGCGGCTGGAGGTGATTCGTCCCGAGGACACCCTGCGGGGTTTCTTCTTCAATGGCGTGCTGGAGCAGGTGCGCCCGCTCGGCGACCCCGTCTCCTGGCGCCGCTGCATCGAGGCGGCCGGGGGTGAGCGGTTCATGGCCTTCTTCAGCTACCCCATGGACTCCTTCATCCGGCTGCTCTACGCCGCGGCGGGCGTGCTGAGCGAGGGGAGGGGGGACTTCCGCACGGCCCTGTGGCACCTGGGGCGGGAGATGGTGCCGTACTACCTGGAATCCAGCGCCGGGCAGGTGCTGTTGCTGTTGGCTCGAGGGGAGCCTCGGTGGTTGCTCGAGGGACTCCCTTCCGCCTTCCGGACGGCCGTCCGGCACGGCGAGTGCTCGGTCTCCTGGTTGGGGCCGAACCATGGCCGGCTGCTCTTCCAGGGCTGCACCTTGCCGGCCGAGTACTACGAGGGTGCGGTGCGGGGCGTCTTCCAGAGCACGCGCATCGCGCAGACCCTGGTCAGCGCGCGGCAGGTGAACCTGCTCGACACGGAGGTGGAAGTGTCCTGGGACAAGGAGAGACATGCGGCGGGTGGTTGA